In the genome of Oncorhynchus mykiss isolate Arlee chromosome 30, USDA_OmykA_1.1, whole genome shotgun sequence, the window gctgtactcagattattgcatggtgtgctttttccgtaaaggttttttgaaatctgacacagcggttgcattaaggagaagtatctCTTTAATTCTATGCCTAAGTCTTGTATCTTTTAtttaaagtttatgatgagtatttctgtaaattgatgtggctctctgcaaattcaccggatgttttcgaggcacaacattactgaacataatgcgccaatgtaaactgagatttctggatataaatatgaactttatcgaacaaaacatacatgtattgtgtaacatgaagttctatgagtgtcatctgatgaagatcatcaaaggttagtgattaattttatctctatttctgctttttgtgactcctctctttggctggaaaatggctgtatgtttttctgtgactaggcactgacctaacataatcgtatggtgtgctttcactgtaaagcctttttgaaatcagacacggtggctagattaacaagaagttcaactttaatttggtgtattgcacttgtgaatgtatggaagtaaaatatttaaaaaatatatatatttttgaatttcgcgctctgccatTTCAGCGGATGTTGCCGAGGGGTTcctaaatagacaggtgtgtgcctttctaaatcatgaccaatcaaattaatttacccaaggtggacttcaatcaagttgtatcaagttgtagaaacatctcaagaatgatcaatggaaacaggatgcacctgagctcaatttcgagtctcactgcaaagggtctgaaatcgTAGGTAAAGGaagtattttttaatttttaatacatttgcacacatttcCAAATCCTGTTTTCGctctgtcattatgtggtattgtgtgtagattgatgaggaacatttttatttaatccattttagagcaaggctgtaatgtagccaaatgtgtaaaaagtcaaggggtctgaataacttccgaatgcactgtaatgtcATCTATAACAGCGCTTTGGTCCACAATGCTTTATGCCATGAATTAACTGTTAAATACCCAGGAAAGTTGTGAGACTGAATGAATATGGGGATATCTTTGTTTGGATTCTATGACATTCATTGGCTGAGATACAACCTTCTATTGCAGAGGAGaaaacaaatacagtgccttgcgaaagtattcggcccccttgaactttgcgaccttttgccacatttcaggcttcaaacataaagatataaaactgtattgtttgtgaagaatcaacaacaagtgggacacaatcatgaagtggaacgacatttattggatatttcaaacttttttaacaaatcaaaaactgaaaaattgggcgtgcaaaattattcagcccccttaagttaatactttgtagcgccaccttttgctgcgattacagctgtaagtcgcttggggtatgcctctatcagttttgcacatctagagactgacattttttcccattcctccttgcaaaacagctcgagctcagtgaggtttgatggagagcatttgtgaacagcagttttcagttctttccacagattctcgattggattcaggtctggactttgacttggccattctaacacctggatatgtttatttttgaaccattccattgtagattttgctttatgttttggatcattgtcttgttggaagacaaatctccgtcccagtctcaggtcttttgcagactccatcaggttttcttccagaatggtcctgtatttggctccatccatcttcccatcaattttaaccatcttccctgtccctgctgaagaaaagcaggcccaaaccatgatgctgccaccaccatgtttgacagtggggatggtgtgttcagggtgatgcgctgtgttgcttttacgccaaacataacgttttgcattgttgccaaaaagttcaatgttggtttcatctgaccagagcaccttcttccacatgtctggtgtgtctcccaggtggcttgtggcaaactttaaacgacacttttcatggatatctttaagaaatggctttcttcttgccactcttccataaaggccagatttgtgcaatatacgactgattgttgtcctatggacagagtctcccacctcagctgtagatctctgcagttcatccagagtgatcatgggcctcttggctgcatctctgatcagtcttctccttgtatgagctgaaagtttagagggacggccaggtcttggtagatttgcagtggtctgatactccttccatttcaatattatcgcttgcacagtgctccttgggatgtttaaagcttgggaaatctttttgtatccaaatccggctttaaacttcttcacaacagtatctcggacctgcctggtgtgttccttgttcttcatgatgctctctgcgcttttaacggacctctgagactatcacagtgcaggtgcatttatacggagacttgattacacacaggtggattgtatttatcatcattagtcatttaggtcaacattggatcattcagagatcctcactgaacttctggagagagtttgctgcgcggaaagtaaaggggctgaataattttgcacgcccaatttttcagtttttgatttgttaaaaaagtttgaaatatccaataaatgtcgttccacttcatgattgtgtcccacttgttgttgattcttcacaaaaaaatacagttttatatctttatgtttgaagcctgaaatgtggcaaaaggtcgcaaagttcaagggggccgaatactttcgcaaggcactgtatactttgCTTGGAAAGTAATCTAATTCTGTCGCTATCAATTGATTGAGCTATTTACTTTCTGTAAAATAGAAGATGTTTAAACCCAGTCAGCTTTTAGGAAAACACTTGTGACCGTCTCTAGTTGGGTTAAGCCACGGAATAAGAGTAGCCATCAGTTAAAGCTTACATTTTTACTGTATTGTTATGACCACTCAGTCTGGGGTGTAAAGGTAGGAccactctgtctggggtggaaaggtaggcccactctgtctggggtggaaaggtagacccaCTCTGTCTGTGATGGAAAGGTAGGCccactctgtctggggtggaaaggtaggcccacTCTGTCTGGGGTGTTGtgtagtcctcccactatgacatgttgtgtagtcctcccactatgacatgttgtgtagtcctcccactatgacatgTTGTATAATCCTCCCACTATGACATGTTGtgtagtcctcccactatgacatgttgtgtggtcctcttATTTCACTCAGACAGTAGGATACTGCAGATGGTGATGGTTAATAACTACAAAACATAATTATTAAATACCATAAAGATCAATTTATCAAAATTAACAACATTCTCAGTACCGGTTACAAAAACGTTTTCTTGCAATGACTGATATAATGTTCATCTACCTTAGTTGAACAAGTCActctggatgagagtgtctgctaaatgaccaacatgTAAATGTATATGTGAAAATGAACATCCCAAAATGACctgcaaagcacactgggtaaTATCATtgatcttcaaatcaaatgttatttgtcacagtTGCAGAATACAACAGGGAAATCatccaagaagaagaaaaataagaaaaaggccaaggaggtagagggagaatAATCTGGTTGGGAAGAAACTGTATTATATTAGGACTTTTAGTTGTTGTATCTACCGGGGCCGGACTGACTCATGTATCAGCCTGACCGtttaaagagaggagggaactcGAGACAGAGGTTATTTCAGAATGACCAGCagctgaaatgcttacttgcaagcccttaaccaacaacgcagttttaagaaaataccaacaaacaaaaaagtaagagataagataagaaattattaaagagcagcagtaaataacaatagcggggctatatacagggggtaccggtacagagtcaatatgcgggggcaccggtgttgaggtaattgaggtaataggtacatgtatgtagagttattaaagtgactatgcctagataataacagagagtagaagCAGCGTAGAAGAGTGTTCAGgttgctacccagactatttgcatatGATCTTGTTTTGgggcggagctcattagaataatactaaTCTGCAATTGTTCACTTTCACATTTATGTTTTAGTCATTTAATAGACACTTATCCAGAGACTTAAAATTTGTGCATTTACCTTAAGACAGCTGTTCTAGGTGAGACATCAACCTCTCACAATCGTatcaagtacatttttcctcaataaagtatttatgaacatttttacatgtacatttatatttagtatatttagtagacactcttatcaAACCATAGTACTATCAGACTTCTGATACCAATGTTGTCATTgggtggccagtttattaggtacacacaTCTACTCCTGGGTCGGACACTCCAGAACACCTTTAGTTCTTTATGACAGGTGTTCAATCGTTGCTCAaatggtatcaagggacctaatgtgtgccaggaaaacattccccacaccagtacTCCACCGTCAACAGACTGCACCGTTGAATCCAGGCAGGACGGGTCTATGGACTCAACGCTGCTTAGGCCAAATCCTGACTCTACCATCAGAATGATGCAACAGAAACCGGGATGGAGCCACTTCTTGTTGTTTTTATCTGACAGGATGGAACCCgatgtggtcgtctgctgcaatagcccaacCGTGACAAGGATCGACAAGTTCTGCGGTCCGAGATGCTGTTCTACACCCCACTGTTGTACTGAGACGTTATTTGTCCGTTGATGGCCCACCTTTTAGCTTGCATGATTCTTGCCATtttccttcgacctctcatcaacgagctgtttcgcccacaggactgccgctgactggatgctTTTTGGTTTGTCGCACCATtgtcggtaaaccctagacagcgtcatgcgtgaaaagcccaggagggtggccgtttctgagatactggatgcCGCGAGGCTGTCACCGACGATCAGACCACActcagtcgcttaggtcactcgttttccCCATTATAACGTTCCACgtccacgtgactcactgtcggTAGGAGCGCTGTGGTCCAGGTACACTCCTACAGTCTGAGCAGATGGCAGGGATATCTGTCTCTTTACTACTGTGGTAGAAACAGCATGTAGATGCAGAACAGTACAACCTCTAGGACTGGTCATTACCTCCAAACCAACAGTCATCACCACTTCCTCTCCTGCTGATGGCTTTATCTGAGATGGCTAAATCAACCTCAACCCGATCCGCTCTTCCTCCCAGTAGCATGCTCCAGACAGACACTCTCCACACAAAACCTGTTTCCAGTGGCTGAATATATGTTGATGGTTGAGGTAAGGCTGAATCTTATCACTCCTGGTCACCTTTTGGTTCCCCTCAGACAGACACAGGAGTTGATGTGCTGTGTTGGGATCCAATGTTAGCAGGAACCAGTCCAGGAAGAGGAAAAAGGCCCTGTGCCTTTAAGAATATATTATTGACAAGTCAGTCAGCCAATCTCTGCACCCATATGTTGGCCAATCACCTCTGGCGCCCTTCCCTTGGGCATCAGGGCTGCATTCAGCACAAATAAAATGTAATGCATCATTCAATTAAACGGAAAAGGTGCTGTTCTGAACGACCAGTTGAAAAATTGCAAGGGGTTGGGTTGTGATTTAGGGAATGCTGTCAGCATGGCCCCTTTCCTTTAAATACACCACTTGTTGCTTAATGCCACACCCTGCCACACCCTGCCACACCCACCAAACGGAGCAGAACATTGAAGAGCGTTTTTGGGAAACGTGTCATTCAGTACAAGCCGTTACGCAACAAAGCGTTTAATTGAACTGAACGCACCCCATTTGAGTTTCTAAAAGTGAGTGGGAAATTGGCAATTTGGCATGGTTGATGCTAAATGGTATCCTTTGGATGTCCCTACACTAAACCCTAAAGGTCCTAAGGATCCCACTTAGACTTTTCCAACTGGTCATATGGGAGAAGAGATTGCCTAGTCAAGTTAATGAGTGATGTGTGCGTCCACTCAACGTGAGCATTGCTTGTGTAGTGTGTGCTGTACTAACATATTCATGCTACTGGTTGTTGAAAAGTCacagtcaatcgatcaataatataataatactcttagcaaaggTGTTTATCCTTaatatttacaatctgtagaaactgtgAGATTAGAAAGGTTCAGAATATGAGAAAtgtatatggcaaatagaaatcaaaactggatggtcttcagaggtagatgggagaggttgagggtagctgagggatgggagtaaaaacaaacaaaagataactaatgTCAAATACAGTGTCCGTGAAATGTATGTattatgtataagctggaagtggAAGCCTAAGTATtctgtccattagtttactccagttaggggagtgGTAGTAGGGTTTGGGGAAATTCATAaaaaaaggaaaatatatttaagatgatgttttcaaaatatatatatatggggtattggaaatgatgcagacaattacgcTGATATAAgtcacaatctatctgcaatattaaagctgattcatcccccgccccccccctctcccaaaaaacattagaaacaagacaataataaaaacaaatattatAATCATATTATTTGATTTAAACACATCTTTCCTGGATATCCTGTCCATTTCCACCTTGCAGATCTCTTTCAGGTCAGAGACATATTTCTTCGCTTGTTCAAATGTGATACTGATGCTGGGTATGGCCTCAGATCCAGGAGTAACACAGAGAGACTGGAAACTCTATGATGTTGAGAAAGACAAAGGTTATTTGATTTCAAACACATTCCACAGGGAAAGAATGTCTAGAGACAGCCACTGAAAAGCAATTTCTTTGCAACATTTAAGTTAGTGTCACCTGGAGGAAATGGATGTTATCCTCTGTGTGTGAAAGCTGCTTTAGTTCAGTATCTCTCCTCTTCAACTCAGCCACTTCCTGTTCCAGTTGCTGCAGTCGCCTTTTAGCTCGACTCACTTCAGCCTCCTCCTTGGCTCTGATCAGCTCGTTCACCTCAGAGCGCCTTCTCTCAATGAAGAGGATCAGCTCAGTTAAGGTCCTCTCACTGTCAGACAACTCCTCTTGTGCAGAGCGCTGTTAGGACAGAGGTGAGAGGGGATATTTCATCCTCTCTATTAACTTATCTCTCATCAGGACCCCAGACAGCCTGAATATTattaaagtattggtcccatcaCTCACCTTCAGAGAGTCCACAGCCTGTCTCAGCTCctgcatctccttctctctctcctggattcTCAGCATGGATTTCAAACTGTTTTCCCCCATCTGCTTCTGCAGAGAAGATTATCAGACCAATAAATCACTAACTATCAGGTAGGCTACTGTGCATCTGACAAGGTACCCAGAAAGCAAAATGGCGTAAAAAGGGTTGAAAAAGCATCTTTCCCTGATGTTGAAACCACGTTACCTTTCAGTTCTGAAGGAACGTTTCAGGGAACAGAACTGAAACCCGGAAAATAAGTCATTTTTAGAGGATCGGAAACAGAACCGGGAACGAAAGCGATCTGTAGTGTTCTGGAACAGAACTGTTATTAATGCAATTCCATGAAAGGTTTGCATCAATGTTCCATCACATGTTTTGGGGCACAGAGCAAATGTTAAGTCTTGTGAGCAGAAACTTGAACATTGTGAGAATTTTGTGCAACGTCCGGCGCACATTTACAGTGAACACTGAGGAtgtacccttacagttttagacagtagccaatataTTCTGGCTATCTGAGCATAATGTAAGCCTACTAACAAAACCAATGGAGCAAATCCCATAACATATATGTGGTGTTCATTGCAGGTCTACATTGCATGAAATGGTTTTACATTATGAAAGGCTTGACATTAGATAATGATGCTTTACTTGGTCTGTAACACCGTGGGCCAAATAGGTGACTGTAAATACCATTGTATTGTGTTCTATGATGCAAGAAACAGGGGTACAAAATAAAATGAATTATGATCACCACACAGAGAATTAGACTATGTAGGCTACCCCTCTGCCAATTAGCATATTTACATATTCAAGCCTGTATCAAactacaacactgcccctttaatttTGACATAATCTTTCTACCTGATTGGCTTTATAAAGGTAGCTTGAAATGTAGCCTATACATTTTGTGCTGCTTTAGGAAGCAGTAACTCTCCATTGCTGACCTATAGCTATCTATAACTGGCCTAATAACTCGCTAACTAGAAAAtcatttcaataaatgtgcacaCGAGCTTCCTGCGCTCTGATCTGACCGGGACTGATCTGAAAAGCAGACTCAATCTTGCAAAGTtagatttgttttggtttgttgcagTGCTCCTGTTCAGAACAGGTCGTGGGATAAAGGTCTCTCTGCACTGTGGACAGCTGTAGAAACCTTTCAGATCACCCTGATCCCAGTGTTCTATAATACAGCCCATACAGTAACTGTGTCCACAGGCAGTAGTCACCGGATCCTTCAGTAGATCCAGACAGattgaacaggtaatcaaatccATATCTTCAAAATGGGCTTCTGCCATTGTGAAACACCCTATCAGACTGAGCAGCCGATTCACAGAGATAGGTTTTGTTTAACGGTTTGTTCTGAGCAGTAGGAGTGGCTTCCCTTGAATCTGGGCTTTCTGCCTGGTTCTTTATTTGAACTGGGATATCAGACAGTCTGGCCAGCAGAGGGCATATGTAGTGGAGGTCTTTGGACAACATTTACACAACACAGCCATGAACAATAACATACAGTGATATACAGGAATGTATGTAATAATGtacagtaatgttatagtgtgttaTGACTGTCTTGggttgcacccccccccctccccccctcccccctcccacacCACCACTTTCATATAGTTTTCGTGTTCTATTAAACTGAGGCACATGTTTTACATTGTTCCATCATCACTCAGTACCACAGGAGGTTTgtagcaccttaattggggaggacaggttcatagtaatggctggaatggatttAATGGAATGGTAATTTAACTcttcaaatacatggtttccaagtgtttgataccattccatttactccattccagacattgttatgagccgtcctcccccggCAGCCTCCTTTATATAGTTTTAGTTTTCTATTCAACTGAGGCACATGTTTAACTTTGTTCCATCATCACTCAGTACCCATGTCTCTTTGTTCCATCATCACTCAGTACCCATGTCTCTTTGTTCCATCATCACTCAGTACCCATGTCTCTTTGTTCCATCATCACTCAGTACCCATGTCTCTTTGTTCCATCATAACTCAGTACCCATGTCTCTTTGTTCCATCATCACTCAGTACCCATGTCTCTTTGTTGCATCATCACTCAGTACCCATGTCTCTTTGTTGCATCATCACTCAGTACCCATGTCTCTTTGTTCCATCATCACTCAGTACCCATGTCTCTTTGTTCCATCATCACTCAGTACCCATGTCTCTTTGTTCCATCATCACTCAGTACCCATGTCTCTTTGTTCCATCATAACTCAGTACCCATGTCTCTTTGTTCCATCATCACTCAGTACCCATGTCTCTTTGTTGCATCATCACTCAGTACCCATGTCTCTTTGTTGCATCATCACTCAGTACCCATGTCTCTTTGTTCCATCATCACTCAGTACCCATGTCTCTTTGTTGCATCATCACTCAGTACCCATGTCTCTTTGTTGCATCATCACTCAGTACTCATGTCTCTTTTTTCCATCATCACTCATTACCCATGTTTCTTTGTTGCATCATCACTCAGTACCCATGTCTCTTTGTTGCATCATCACTCAAGTACCAATGTCTCTTTTTTCCATCATCACTCAGTACCCATGTCTCTTTGTTGCATCATCACTCAGTACCCATGTCTCTTTGTTGCATCATCACTCAGTACTCATGTCTCTTTTTTCCATCATCACTCATTACCCATGTTTCTTTGTTGCATCATCACTCAGTACCCATGTCTCTTTGTTGCATCATCACTCAGTACCCATGTCTCTTTGTTCCATCATCACTCAGTACCCATGTCTCTTTGTTGCATCATCACTCAGTACCCATGTCTCTTTGTTGCATCATCACTCAGTACTCATGTCTCTTTTTTCCATCATCACTCATTACCCATGTTTCTTTGTTGCATCATCACTCAGTACCCATGTCTCTTTGTTGCATCATCACTCAAGTACCAATGTCTCTTTTTTCCATCATCACTCAGTACCCATGTCTCTTTGTTCTGATGGATTAGTTTCTCAATGAAGACATCTCTGTCCAACACTATTTCTCATCTTCAGCCACCATCTCTGCTTGTGTCTTATCTGATGTTGTAGTTGTGGTCATAGCTgagtggttgtggaggtggggaggcagggtgtggtggtggtggtaggagagCTATTGACACAACATAGACTAAATACATTGTTAAACTGGATAGAGATCAAACATTTGAAAAACATCTGACGACAGTGTTATCAGGATATGTTAGGCCCTGGGACAGGAATTGCACACGACAGTGCTTGATTTTCCACTGCAATCTTGTGTTTCAAAATTGACACAAATCCATACTTGTCCTAAAAATGTTTGTTTGTATCAGGGTCTAAGGACAGTTGAATGGAGCAGTCAGCAGTGGCTCCCGACTAAGTCTGAGCAAGGACCACCTTTCATATTTGAATTTAGGATTTTCTTGGGGAAAACAGTAAACTTCCTACTATTCTACAGATTTTGCCATGGGGCTGTGATAAAATGCTGTTTCATGTTGTTCTACACATTTTCCCATGAGGCTGAGATAAAATGCTGCAGGCCCTCCCACCTTGCTGGGCCTGCAGTAGAGTATGATGTGTCAATGGCAGTCTGCTTTGGAGCAGAAATATGTCCAACCTTCAAAAGGAGGCTTTTTGCCTTATGGAGAGGCCTGCGACCGGGTCAGTTGGGCTTATCAGATGAGAGGGCACCCGTTGAAAAAATCCTCCTGGTTAAACACATCCTCCTTGATTCCTTCAGAAACATATAGAGTCAACAATACAGGAGAGCATATAACACTATTACAGTCATTATCATACCAATGTGAAACAGAGTCAACAATACAGGAGAACATGATATAAAACTATTACAGTCATAATCATTATCAATGTGAGAAACTCAGTGAAATGCAGCTTGATGGGCCTTCATTGATCTTTAGATGCACAGAACGCTGTATGGATTGTTGATCAGATAACTGTCAAACATGTCGATGTCTCCGATGTTTCAGAACTGTGTAATGGAATCTGTCAGAGGAAAGTGCAggcagagccatgtatttagacAAGAAACATGTCAGCAACATTTATTCTGGGAAAGTTAGTAGATAAAATGTACGATCtctgaataaaaaaaaatgtttcggGGGGTTCATTCACCTGAATGAGGCTACCTGAGCCTGAAGGTTCATTCACATGAATGAGGCTACCTGAGCCTGAAGGTTCATTCACCTGAATGAGGCTACCTGAGCCTGAAGGTTCATTCACATGAATGAGGCTACCTGAGCCTGAAGGTTCATTCACATGAATGAGGCTACCTGAGCCTGAAGGTTCATTCACATGAATGAGGCTACCTGAGCCTGAAGGTTCATTCACATGAATGAGGCTAACTGAGCCTGAAGGTTCATTCACATGAATGAGGCTACCTGAGCCTGAAGGTTCATTCACATGAATGAGGCTACCTGAGCCTGAAGGTTCATTCACATGAATGAGTCTACCTGAGCCTGAAGGTTCATTCACATGAATGAGGCTACCTGGGCCTGAAGGTTCATTCACATGAATGAGGCTACCTGAGCCTGAAGGTTTATTCACATGAATGAGTCTACCTGAGCCTGAAGGTTCATTCACCTGAATGAGGCTACCTGAGCCTGCCATACCAATTGTCTCGAAACAtcgattagcagatgttaaaacaggcgcagtaaatgattgtgtttctagctcctgcagtaaatgcttgtttctagctctagcagtgcagtaaatgcttgtgtttctagctccagcagtgcattaaattattgtgtttctagctccagcagtgcagtaaatgattgtgtttctagctccagcagtaaatgcttgtttctagctctagcagtgcagtaaatgattgtgtttctagctccagcagtgcattAAATtattgtgcttctagctccagcagtgcagtaaatgattgtgttcctagctctagcagtgcagtaaattattgtttctagctccagcagtaaAGTAAATGCTTGTGTCTCTAGCTCCAGcaataaatgcttgtgttcctagctccagcagtaaatgcttctgtttctagctccagcagtaaatgcttgtgtctctagctccagcagtaaatgcttgtgcttctagctccagcagtaaatgcttgtgtttctagctccagcagtgcagtaaatgcttgtgtttctagctccagcagtaaatgcttgtgtttctagctccagcagtaaatgattgtgcttctagctccagcAGTAAATGTCTAACAGTACAATACTAATGCACAAATAACACCccacgtcgttttagagaattatttggcagtacgtccaatcagccccaaaaatgtataataagaaatatcagaatgttttatttaacctttatttaactaggcaagtcagttaagagctaattctaatttacaatgacggcctaccccggacgacaatgggccaattgtgcgccaccctatgaaactcccaatcatggccggatgtgacacagcctggattcaaaccagggactgtaacgatgcctcttgcactaagatgcagtgccttagaccactgtgccacccgggagcccAATATATAGGATGAGCAATAGGATGAGCTAACGTATGttgagaatacagtatgtacagcagtagttatatagaatgaGCTACATTATGttgagaatacagtatgtacagcagtagttatatagaatgagctacagtatgttgagaatacagtatgtacagcagtagttatatagaatgagctacagtatgttgagaaaacagtatgtacagcagtagttatatgaGATGAGCTACAGTATGTtgagaatacagtatgtaaatataAAAGTAAGTAATCagttagcttaatttctcagagatcaaattaaaTGTCAACAGAATAATGTTGCAGAATTGCTAATGTTATCTGTATCTAACaacagaaacaatttcagaacCATAAACATTATGCAAACATTAACGTTGCCAGTGTTCAATGAGTCTATTTACCTAGGGCAGccgtctctaaggtgcagggtagagtactg includes:
- the LOC110521266 gene encoding uncharacterized protein LOC110521266 yields the protein MGENSLKSMLRIQEREKEMQELRQAVDSLKRSAQEELSDSERTLTELILFIERRRSEVNELIRAKEEAEVSRAKRRLQQLEQEVAELKRRDTELKQLSHTEDNIHFLQSFQSLCVTPGSEAIPSISITFEQAKKYVSDLKEICKVEMDRISRKDVFKSNNMIIIFVFIIVLFLMFFGRGGGRGMNQL